In the Aneurinibacillus soli genome, one interval contains:
- a CDS encoding ATP-binding protein, protein MQFRTFIIICVLFALSVLILLGAYYPTIPRQDSPHAKQGVLDLSNWKLHSTVPLDGEWEFYEGKLLEPADFHQGTRTDVSYFPVPGVWNGKNQTGGMTKKGYGTYRLRVIVPSYTDDIFGIKLRSIRMSHRLYINGKLDGESGRPTTEHEEHVPGNTPATAFFHTDSREIEIVIQVANYEFATGGIINSIEFGHSWDIAKLNAIQLGSDLATICILGMFGTYHLSLYSLRRKEKAYLYSGLYLLCLVVMQLLYGEKILLRTFPTIPFDLAYKLLDLSEFLSLVVGTLFFSSIIPRLLTTRTKIVILAPIVCYTFAIVVLPYSVYNAVKDLFFLYNEIGYLYMFVRMMYLYRQSERGSSDRKELLLFIGGFISLMIFLIDGILYAGNMVSSDVAGKIGVMCFIICMNILLAQRFTQAYEKTEILSHQLSVTNQLKDEFLKHTSHEIKTPLHGILNMTSYLLDDEERNLSTKQKQNLWLIKDTSMKLSMLIHDLIDVTRLKHGDLRLYPTAVGVKVVVQIIIEMLQFELFGKSVQLENQVGSDVWVLVDENRLRQILYNLVHNAIKHTEAGTIKVTSRISEGHVYLSVEDTGKGIPREKHTKIFEYFEQANQSLPEDGYTGMGVGLYISRKLVEKMGGEIRLEWSEVGQGTRMTFTLPYEEPTPIVRETATSATFIQSRVVYDDLQLDILDQHEHTILIVDDEASNIHTLLNILKRYRYNVVTAISAKEALYKIKQHPNVDLVLLDVMMPETSGIELCQKLRDHYSILDLPILFATVKDTPQDITLGFRAGANDYVTKPFDAETLIARIQTLIAMKTSIQEAIRTEHAFLQAQIKPHFLYNALSSVISFCYTDGEKAAHLLAILSQYLRYILEMDRTQLVVPLYRELELIHVYVEIEKARFGERFDFDWYVDDRVQHLGIPSLCIQPFVENAIRHGLFEKDGHGQVTLSIQQEEHSVRVVIEDDGVGIPADQLYQISTGERQAGSIGIANIRKRLDSIVGATLTISSEMGRGTTVTMHLPLPT, encoded by the coding sequence GTGCAGTTTCGCACATTCATCATAATCTGCGTGCTCTTTGCGCTTTCCGTTTTGATTCTGCTAGGTGCGTATTATCCAACGATACCTCGTCAAGATTCACCACATGCGAAACAAGGCGTGTTGGACTTGTCAAACTGGAAACTTCATAGCACAGTCCCCCTCGACGGAGAATGGGAATTTTACGAAGGCAAACTGCTGGAGCCTGCTGATTTTCACCAAGGCACGCGTACTGATGTCTCGTATTTCCCCGTACCCGGCGTATGGAATGGAAAAAATCAAACGGGTGGAATGACCAAAAAAGGGTATGGTACATATCGCTTACGAGTGATCGTCCCTTCATACACAGACGACATTTTCGGAATCAAGCTGCGGAGTATCCGCATGTCACATCGGTTGTATATCAATGGAAAGTTAGACGGGGAGAGCGGGCGCCCTACAACGGAACATGAGGAGCATGTGCCTGGCAATACGCCGGCCACCGCCTTCTTTCACACAGATTCCCGCGAGATCGAGATTGTGATTCAAGTGGCGAACTATGAATTCGCCACAGGTGGCATCATCAATTCCATTGAGTTCGGACACAGTTGGGATATCGCCAAGTTGAACGCGATACAACTCGGCTCCGACCTCGCCACGATCTGTATCCTAGGGATGTTCGGCACGTATCATCTCAGCTTGTACAGCTTGCGTCGGAAAGAGAAAGCGTATCTGTACAGCGGGCTCTATCTGCTTTGTCTAGTGGTAATGCAATTGCTCTATGGTGAAAAAATCCTGCTGCGAACATTTCCCACCATTCCTTTTGATCTCGCCTATAAACTATTAGACCTTAGCGAGTTTCTAAGTTTGGTTGTAGGGACCCTGTTTTTCAGCTCGATCATTCCTCGCCTGCTCACAACTCGAACGAAGATCGTGATATTGGCGCCGATTGTTTGTTACACTTTTGCGATTGTCGTGTTGCCTTACTCTGTCTACAACGCAGTCAAAGACCTTTTTTTCCTGTACAACGAAATCGGCTATTTGTATATGTTTGTCAGGATGATGTATCTGTATCGTCAAAGCGAGCGAGGCTCGTCAGACCGAAAAGAACTGTTGTTGTTTATCGGTGGATTCATTTCGTTGATGATCTTTTTAATCGACGGGATTCTCTATGCGGGAAATATGGTTTCAAGCGATGTGGCAGGAAAAATTGGCGTTATGTGTTTCATCATCTGCATGAACATCCTGCTAGCTCAGCGATTCACCCAGGCCTATGAGAAGACGGAGATCCTCTCGCATCAACTCTCTGTCACGAATCAACTCAAGGACGAATTTTTAAAACACACATCCCATGAGATCAAAACGCCGCTACACGGGATCTTGAACATGACTTCCTATCTGCTGGATGATGAAGAACGCAATTTATCTACGAAGCAAAAACAGAACCTATGGCTGATCAAAGATACGTCGATGAAACTGTCGATGCTCATTCACGATCTGATCGATGTCACTCGCTTGAAGCATGGAGATCTGCGTTTGTATCCGACAGCCGTGGGAGTAAAAGTAGTCGTGCAAATCATCATTGAGATGCTGCAATTTGAACTTTTTGGTAAATCAGTGCAGCTTGAAAACCAAGTCGGGTCCGATGTCTGGGTGCTAGTCGACGAGAATCGATTGCGGCAGATCCTGTACAATCTCGTCCACAACGCCATCAAGCATACTGAGGCCGGCACGATCAAAGTAACTTCCCGTATCAGCGAGGGCCACGTCTATCTGTCTGTCGAGGACACCGGAAAAGGGATTCCCCGCGAGAAGCACACGAAGATTTTTGAGTATTTTGAGCAGGCCAATCAATCTCTGCCTGAAGACGGATATACCGGGATGGGCGTGGGGTTATACATCTCTCGAAAATTGGTCGAGAAGATGGGCGGAGAGATCCGCTTGGAATGGTCGGAAGTCGGACAAGGGACGCGTATGACATTTACGCTGCCGTACGAGGAACCAACTCCCATTGTGCGAGAAACAGCTACATCGGCAACTTTTATCCAATCACGAGTTGTCTACGATGACCTTCAACTCGACATTCTCGATCAACATGAGCACACGATCCTGATCGTGGATGATGAAGCGTCCAACATTCACACCTTGCTGAACATTCTTAAACGATACCGCTACAACGTCGTGACGGCGATTTCCGCCAAGGAAGCGCTGTACAAGATAAAGCAACATCCGAATGTGGATCTCGTCTTGCTTGATGTGATGATGCCAGAGACGTCAGGCATCGAGTTGTGCCAAAAGCTGCGCGACCATTATTCGATCCTCGATTTGCCGATTCTATTCGCCACAGTCAAAGATACACCGCAAGATATTACGCTTGGCTTTCGAGCGGGGGCGAACGATTATGTGACCAAGCCGTTTGACGCGGAGACGCTGATCGCTCGAATTCAGACGTTGATCGCGATGAAGACTTCGATTCAGGAAGCGATTCGCACTGAACATGCGTTTCTCCAAGCGCAGATCAAACCGCACTTCCTGTACAACGCGCTGAGTAGCGTCATCTCCTTCTGCTACACGGACGGAGAAAAAGCTGCTCATCTGCTGGCGATACTCAGCCAATATTTGCGCTACATCTTGGAGATGGATCGCACGCAGTTGGTCGTCCCCTTGTACCGCGAGTTGGAGCTGATCCATGTGTACGTCGAGATTGAAAAAGCGCGCTTCGGAGAGCGATTCGACTTTGATTGGTATGTGGACGATCGCGTGCAGCACCTGGGCATTCCGTCCTTGTGTATCCAACCGTTTGTTGAGAATGCGATCCGTCATGGGCTGTTTGAAAAAGACGGGCACGGCCAGGTCACGCTGAGCATTCAACAAGAAGAGCACTCCGTTCGAGTGGTCATCGAAGATGATGGCGTCGGCATCCCCGCCGATCAACTGTATCAAATCTCCACAGGTGAGCGACAAGCTGGCTCGATCGGCATAGCCAATATTCGGAAGCGGCTCGATTCGATCGTCGGAGCTACGCTGACGATCTCCTCCGAGATGGGGCGTGGCACTACCGTGACGATGCATCTTCCGCTCCCTACCTGA
- a CDS encoding InlB B-repeat-containing protein, protein MLFKRCFAILLAFLVMFVSVTPASVFADELDTWNNRNPLPTGNRLAGVSYGNNTFVVVGDWGTILTSSDSSTWAKRSSVTEEDLHSVTYGNNTFVAVGSQGTILTSTDGITWALQSSGTTNALNRIGYYHNTFVAVGDQGTILTSTDGVTWTSRSSVTTKGLSDISYGNNTFVVVGYEGTILTSSDATAWILQKPAIVDGYSGISFDNNTFWVMGVNCTLQTSSDGEIWTKQSPDFGTRNFLFGIRHLSNLYVVVGAGVISTSSDGSTWSLQNIGTWNYLQDAIYANNTYVVVGTGTILTSKDGVNWTNQSKGTTEELDSVNYGNNTFVSVTSDGTILTSKDGSTWTLQNSGNTNSLSGVGYGNNTFVVVGDQGTILTSSDGATWTPQHSGTTNYLSSVRYGNNTFVAVGDQGTILTSSDGATWTPQHSSTTNYLSSVGYGNNTFVAVGDQGTILTSSDGVTWTSQTSGVTSDLIGVLYENNTFVAVGTNGTILTSSDGVTWASKTSGTGMDLFAVAYNNKNFVVVGRGGTILTSNDGTTWRSRGSGTTNDLYSVSYGNNTYLAVGQAGIILQSSPIAEQTYTVTYDGNGSDGGSVPSDSNKYQQGGQATVLDNTGKLTKTGYTFAGWNTQADGKGTDYAAASMLTMDTANVTLYAKWTANPTFAVTYDGNRSDGGSVPSDSNEYQQGGQATVLDNTGKLTKTGYTFAGWNTQADGKGTDYAAASKLTLGSANVTLYAKWTANPTFTVTYNGNGNSRGGVPSDNNKYEKGMKVTVLNNTGSLLKSGYTFSGWNTQADGKGTDYSPASTFNMGAANVTLFAKWTSSVINNSGGSGIVPPSNVGTLNNGQQVQMVTSTNTTQNGRNVLTVTVDTAQLNAQLAKEATTPTIVLPLSQNSDVVSIVLAGDAVKAMANKQAVLDIQTPTGNYKLPASELSIDRLQTQIGSQPSLSDLHVQINIAKSDSTKVALLNQSANQGQYSVVVPPVDFTVTASYQDKTVQVDKFNSYVQREIPLPTEVDPSKVTTAVVLNDDGTIHPVPTYVTVHDGKNYAVVNSLTNSTYALISHQTAFADVQGHWAQGAVNNMASRMVIRGVDENHFNPDAAITRAEFAAILVRALGLADNGKNATFADVHSNDWYVGAVAKAQKYGILSGYEDGTFRPTKTITRQEAMAMIARAMKLTGLDNSISNTDADAVLSQYHDHDTIGNWAKQAVAATVKNHLVQGSDKGQLLPQSNITRAETTVIVEHLLEQSKLITSTSSK, encoded by the coding sequence ATGTTGTTCAAACGATGCTTTGCGATATTGCTCGCATTTTTAGTGATGTTCGTAAGCGTAACTCCAGCTTCTGTTTTTGCAGATGAACTCGATACGTGGAATAACCGCAATCCGCTCCCTACCGGCAATAGACTTGCTGGTGTTAGCTATGGCAACAACACATTTGTTGTCGTCGGAGATTGGGGAACGATCTTGACCTCAAGCGACAGTTCGACTTGGGCCAAACGAAGCTCTGTCACTGAGGAAGATCTCCATTCTGTCACCTATGGCAACAACACGTTTGTCGCTGTCGGATCTCAAGGAACGATCTTGACCTCCACCGATGGAATCACTTGGGCCCTTCAAAGCTCTGGCACTACGAATGCCCTCAATCGGATCGGCTACTACCACAACACATTTGTCGCCGTCGGAGATCAAGGAACAATCTTGACCTCCACCGATGGGGTGACTTGGACAAGCCGAAGCTCTGTCACTACGAAAGGTCTCTCTGATATTAGCTATGGCAACAATACATTCGTGGTTGTAGGGTATGAAGGCACAATCCTTACCTCAAGCGATGCTACGGCTTGGATTCTCCAAAAACCTGCTATCGTGGATGGCTACTCGGGTATCAGCTTTGACAACAACACATTTTGGGTAATGGGGGTTAATTGCACCTTACAGACCTCAAGCGATGGTGAAATTTGGACAAAACAGAGCCCCGACTTCGGCACTAGAAATTTTCTGTTTGGAATCCGCCACTTGTCTAACCTCTACGTTGTGGTGGGAGCTGGAGTTATCTCGACCTCAAGCGATGGTTCGACCTGGAGTCTCCAAAACATTGGTACCTGGAATTACCTTCAGGATGCTATTTACGCCAACAACACGTATGTAGTCGTGGGAACAGGAACCATTTTGACTTCAAAAGACGGTGTGAACTGGACAAACCAAAGCAAAGGCACGACAGAAGAACTCGATTCAGTCAACTATGGCAACAACACCTTTGTGTCGGTCACATCTGATGGAACGATCTTGACCTCAAAAGACGGTTCCACTTGGACATTGCAAAACTCTGGCAACACGAATAGCCTCTCTGGTGTCGGCTACGGTAACAATACCTTTGTCGTGGTCGGAGATCAGGGGACGATCTTGACATCATCTGATGGTGCGACTTGGACCCCCCAACACTCTGGCACCACGAATTATCTCAGCTCTGTCCGCTACGGTAACAATACCTTCGTCGCAGTCGGAGATCAGGGAACGATCTTGACATCATCTGATGGTGCGACTTGGACCCCCCAACACTCTAGCACCACGAATTATCTCAGCTCTGTCGGCTACGGTAACAATACCTTCGTCGCAGTCGGAGATCAGGGGACGATCTTGACATCATCTGATGGTGTGACCTGGACGAGTCAAACATCCGGTGTAACATCCGACCTGATTGGTGTGCTCTATGAGAACAACACCTTCGTGGCGGTGGGAACTAACGGGACCATTTTGACCTCAAGTGACGGTGTGACTTGGGCAAGCAAAACCTCCGGCACGGGGATGGACCTGTTTGCGGTGGCCTACAACAACAAAAACTTCGTGGTGGTAGGGCGTGGTGGTACAATCTTGACCTCCAATGACGGTACGACTTGGAGGTCCCGAGGCTCCGGCACCACGAACGACCTCTATAGTGTGAGCTATGGCAACAACACCTATCTGGCCGTTGGACAAGCGGGAATAATTCTCCAATCTTCACCCATTGCAGAACAGACTTACACGGTCACCTATGACGGCAACGGAAGCGACGGGGGAAGCGTGCCTTCTGACAGCAACAAGTATCAACAAGGGGGGCAAGCCACCGTCCTCGACAACACTGGAAAACTGACCAAGACGGGTTACACCTTCGCAGGTTGGAACACACAAGCGGATGGAAAAGGCACTGATTATGCGGCTGCTTCTATGCTCACGATGGACACGGCCAATGTAACTCTATACGCCAAATGGACCGCGAATCCGACGTTCGCCGTCACCTATGACGGAAACAGAAGTGATGGGGGAAGCGTGCCTTCTGACAGCAACGAGTATCAGCAAGGGGGGCAAGCCACCGTCCTCGACAACACTGGAAAACTGACCAAGACGGGTTACACCTTCGCAGGTTGGAACACACAAGCGGACGGAAAAGGCACCGATTATGCGGCTGCTTCCAAGCTCACGCTGGGCTCTGCCAATGTGACTCTGTACGCCAAATGGACCGCGAATCCGACATTCACTGTTACCTATAACGGAAACGGCAACTCTCGGGGAGGCGTACCTTCTGACAACAACAAGTATGAGAAAGGTATGAAGGTCACCGTTCTCAACAATACTGGAAGCTTGCTCAAGTCCGGGTACACGTTCTCAGGTTGGAACACACAAGCGGATGGGAAAGGCACCGACTATTCGCCCGCTTCCACCTTCAACATGGGCGCGGCCAATGTAACGCTGTTCGCCAAGTGGACGTCCAGCGTGATCAATAACTCGGGAGGTAGTGGAATTGTACCACCTTCAAACGTGGGTACACTGAACAACGGTCAGCAAGTTCAGATGGTCACGAGCACCAATACGACGCAGAACGGACGCAATGTATTGACCGTCACGGTGGATACCGCCCAATTAAACGCTCAACTCGCGAAAGAGGCAACCACCCCCACGATCGTCCTCCCGCTGTCTCAAAACTCAGACGTAGTATCCATCGTCCTCGCGGGGGACGCTGTGAAAGCGATGGCGAACAAACAGGCGGTGTTGGACATTCAAACACCCACCGGGAACTATAAGTTACCCGCGTCCGAACTGTCGATCGACCGTCTACAAACACAGATCGGATCGCAACCATCGCTCTCCGATCTTCACGTACAAATCAACATTGCAAAAAGTGACTCCACGAAAGTCGCACTCTTGAACCAATCGGCAAACCAAGGACAATATTCGGTCGTTGTGCCGCCTGTCGACTTCACTGTCACCGCCTCCTATCAGGACAAAACGGTGCAAGTGGACAAGTTCAACTCGTATGTGCAAAGAGAAATCCCGCTCCCGACCGAAGTCGATCCGAGCAAAGTCACCACTGCTGTCGTCCTGAACGACGATGGTACCATCCATCCTGTTCCAACGTACGTAACTGTTCACGACGGGAAAAATTACGCGGTGGTAAACAGCTTGACGAACAGCACGTACGCCTTGATCTCCCACCAGACGGCATTTGCCGATGTCCAAGGGCACTGGGCGCAAGGAGCGGTGAACAACATGGCGTCTCGAATGGTCATTCGCGGCGTCGATGAGAACCATTTCAATCCGGATGCGGCGATTACGCGTGCTGAGTTTGCTGCGATCCTCGTGCGAGCACTCGGACTTGCTGACAATGGAAAAAATGCGACGTTCGCCGATGTACACTCCAACGATTGGTATGTCGGTGCAGTTGCAAAAGCGCAGAAGTATGGAATTCTGAGCGGATACGAGGACGGCACGTTCCGTCCGACGAAGACGATCACGCGCCAAGAAGCGATGGCAATGATCGCACGGGCGATGAAGCTGACCGGATTGGATAACTCGATCAGCAATACAGATGCTGACGCTGTCCTGTCTCAGTATCATGATCACGATACGATTGGCAATTGGGCAAAACAAGCGGTTGCCGCCACCGTGAAGAACCATTTGGTGCAAGGCTCCGATAAAGGTCAACTGCTGCCGCAAAGCAACATCACGAGAGCTGAAACGACTGTGATCGTGGAGCACTTGTTAGAACAATCTAAACTGATTACCAGCACATCTTCCAAATAA
- a CDS encoding cadherin-like beta sandwich domain-containing protein, giving the protein MRLHRLRRKFKNVFNALLVFMMIFASVGWFGPDNLVFAASTWTVQTLEGQNDINGVSYGGGNWLAFDLANNLISSSDGAQTWQFQPLPDFVGRSAVYTGSKWIVVGDQGQIYTSEDMNTWTPHPSNTTSTLYSVATNGSTIVAVGNDGTVLTSSDGTTWNLVSLGSTNLNAVVYGGSQFVVTGDSGNIFTSPDGTTWTSRTTSTSQSLYSVAYGNDLYVAVGGAGTILTSTDGMSWKPQASSNESSFLLSVAYGGGKFVAVDGNAGDIISSRDGISWNNETPTTTNALSGVAYGGGTFVAVGNAGTVASTPAASNSDANLSNLTLSQGTLNTPFSAGTTSYLATVDHSVTSVNVTPTTADSNASVTVNGTAATSGVSVPLNTESNTITVKVTAQDGTSTKTYTLTVTRAAAPLSNNADLTNLTLSQGTLNAPFSAGTTSYSATVDHSVTSVNVTPTTADSNASVTVNGTAATSGVSVPLNTGSNTITVKVTAQDGTSTKTYTLTVTRAAAPLSNNADLTNLTLSQGTLNAPFSAGTTSYSATVDHSVTSVNVTPTTADSNASVTVNGTAATSGVSVPLNTGSNTITVKVTAQDGTSTTTYTLSVTRSNPVIAPSGPSGSSGSSGSSGSSGSSGPSYSQNPSGTIQVLGGSTGTGTDHSLTQRIGPNVKLSADIYSTDGKLISPDIQIDGNRKFTLGNVQPGTYKMVLYVTAPTGEKLAGRTATLTVNASGSASVQTDLIDPFGVVRDSITHQPIDGIKLTLYWADTDLNRSKGRTPGTQVVLPSLPDMAPNQNRNSQLTVDGGKYGWMVFPEGDYYIIAEKDGYKTYDSRHDMRDVKQGDTSYIRNGIIHVGQTVVRMDFTMQSETFAAAGNKPYLSGYPDGTFRPDNRITRAELAAILSRILTYRGDAGTSTPYHDINSSYWALHAIAEMSDLKIMVGSPDGNFYPEQPVTRAELAAVIARLLPLPSAQGTPFTDVDGSWAKDSILKMANAGLVSGYGDGTFRPEQSLTRAEAAVIFNKLMGRSSQSVASTPKWSDVPTDFWAYGDILAASISL; this is encoded by the coding sequence GTGCGCTTACATCGATTGCGCCGTAAGTTCAAGAATGTTTTCAATGCGTTACTTGTTTTTATGATGATCTTTGCTTCTGTGGGATGGTTTGGACCTGACAATCTCGTTTTCGCAGCGAGTACTTGGACAGTACAAACCTTGGAAGGTCAGAATGATATCAACGGGGTTTCATATGGTGGAGGGAATTGGTTGGCATTTGACTTGGCCAACAACTTGATTTCTTCTTCTGATGGTGCCCAGACTTGGCAGTTTCAACCCCTTCCTGATTTCGTAGGTAGGAGTGCCGTGTACACCGGGAGCAAGTGGATAGTCGTAGGAGATCAGGGTCAAATTTATACCTCCGAGGACATGAACACGTGGACTCCACATCCTTCAAATACCACGAGTACTTTGTATTCTGTGGCGACCAACGGCAGTACGATTGTGGCAGTGGGTAATGATGGAACAGTCCTCACGTCATCGGACGGGACTACTTGGAATCTAGTAAGCCTAGGAAGTACAAATCTAAACGCTGTCGTGTATGGCGGAAGTCAGTTTGTCGTTACAGGTGACTCAGGAAATATCTTCACTTCGCCAGATGGAACTACATGGACATCCAGAACAACTTCAACGAGCCAAAGTCTTTACTCGGTTGCTTACGGCAACGACCTGTATGTGGCAGTTGGGGGTGCTGGAACAATCCTAACCTCAACAGATGGGATGTCTTGGAAACCTCAAGCATCTTCGAATGAAAGTTCGTTTCTCTTGAGTGTTGCGTATGGCGGTGGCAAGTTTGTTGCTGTAGACGGAAACGCAGGCGATATCATCTCCTCAAGGGATGGGATCAGTTGGAATAATGAAACGCCAACGACGACGAATGCCTTATCTGGTGTTGCGTATGGTGGAGGTACATTCGTTGCGGTGGGCAACGCGGGTACGGTCGCCTCTACTCCAGCCGCCTCAAACTCGGATGCAAACCTCAGCAACTTGACGCTGAGCCAAGGAACTCTGAATACTCCGTTCTCTGCTGGGACCACCAGTTATTTAGCGACCGTTGATCACTCTGTGACGAGTGTAAACGTGACGCCCACCACCGCAGACTCGAACGCCTCGGTGACCGTCAATGGTACAGCAGCGACCAGCGGGGTTTCCGTGCCATTGAATACGGAAAGCAACACGATCACCGTGAAGGTAACGGCACAAGACGGTACGTCGACGAAGACGTACACCCTCACAGTGACGCGTGCGGCAGCCCCGCTGTCGAACAATGCCGATCTGACCAACTTGACGCTGAGCCAAGGAACTCTGAATGCTCCGTTCTCTGCTGGAACCACCAGTTATTCGGCGACCGTTGATCACTCTGTGACGAGTGTAAACGTGACGCCCACCACCGCAGACTCGAACGCCTCGGTGACCGTCAATGGTACAGCAGCGACCAGCGGGGTTTCCGTGCCATTGAATACGGGAAGCAACACGATCACCGTGAAGGTAACGGCACAAGACGGTACGTCGACGAAGACGTACACCCTCACAGTGACGCGTGCGGCAGCCCCGCTGTCGAACAATGCCGATCTGACCAACTTGACGCTGAGCCAAGGAACTCTGAATGCTCCGTTCTCTGCTGGAACCACCAGTTATTCGGCGACCGTTGATCACTCTGTGACGAGTGTAAACGTGACGCCCACCACCGCAGACTCGAACGCCTCGGTGACCGTCAATGGTACAGCAGCGACCAGCGGGGTTTCCGTGCCATTGAATACGGGAAGCAACACGATCACCGTGAAGGTAACGGCACAAGACGGTACGTCGACGACGACGTACACCCTCTCGGTGACCCGTAGCAATCCAGTCATCGCTCCATCAGGTCCATCAGGTTCATCAGGTTCATCAGGTTCATCAGGTTCATCAGGTTCATCAGGTCCATCCTATTCGCAGAATCCTTCCGGCACGATCCAAGTCTTGGGGGGATCCACAGGCACCGGGACAGATCACAGCCTGACCCAACGGATCGGACCCAATGTGAAGTTGAGTGCAGATATTTACAGCACTGATGGGAAATTGATCTCTCCAGACATTCAGATTGATGGAAATAGGAAATTCACCCTCGGGAATGTCCAGCCTGGGACCTACAAGATGGTGCTCTACGTCACCGCCCCAACGGGTGAAAAATTGGCGGGACGAACTGCGACACTCACCGTGAATGCATCTGGTTCAGCAAGCGTTCAAACCGATCTAATCGACCCGTTCGGGGTGGTTCGTGACTCGATCACCCACCAACCGATCGATGGAATCAAACTCACCTTGTATTGGGCTGATACAGACTTGAACCGCAGCAAGGGAAGAACGCCTGGCACTCAGGTCGTTTTACCAAGTCTGCCCGATATGGCACCCAATCAGAATCGCAACTCGCAGTTGACTGTCGATGGCGGGAAATACGGCTGGATGGTATTCCCGGAGGGCGATTATTACATCATCGCGGAAAAAGACGGCTATAAAACGTACGACAGCCGCCATGATATGCGGGATGTCAAGCAAGGCGACACCAGTTACATTCGAAACGGGATCATCCATGTAGGGCAAACGGTCGTGCGCATGGACTTTACAATGCAGTCCGAAACGTTCGCCGCTGCTGGCAACAAACCGTATCTTTCCGGTTATCCAGATGGAACGTTCCGTCCAGACAATCGCATAACTCGAGCGGAACTGGCGGCGATTCTTTCGCGAATTCTCACCTACCGCGGAGATGCTGGCACATCCACTCCGTATCATGACATCAACTCTTCGTATTGGGCTCTGCATGCCATCGCTGAAATGTCAGACCTGAAGATCATGGTCGGTTCCCCGGATGGAAACTTCTATCCTGAGCAACCGGTGACCCGAGCCGAATTGGCAGCGGTGATCGCGAGACTCCTTCCATTACCATCCGCCCAAGGAACTCCCTTTACAGATGTAGATGGAAGTTGGGCGAAAGACTCCATTTTAAAAATGGCAAACGCCGGGCTTGTGAGCGGTTATGGGGATGGGACGTTCCGACCGGAGCAATCCCTGACACGTGCGGAAGCTGCTGTGATCTTCAACAAGTTGATGGGGCGCTCATCTCAATCCGTTGCCTCCACGCCAAAATGGTCGGATGTACCGACTGATTTTTGGGCGTATGGCGACATTCTGGCTGCCTCCATCTCCTTGTAA